From Calditrichota bacterium, one genomic window encodes:
- the mce gene encoding methylmalonyl-CoA epimerase: MLKKIDHIGIAVKDLNEIQETLLEGFDLSPEFSEHVKDQMVDVLGFHVGESTIEYLSPTSAESPIAKFIEKKGSGLHHIAYRVDNLQRTLDHLKNKGFRLIDESPRDGAEGKRIAFVHPKSSNGILIELCEEEKK; encoded by the coding sequence ATGCTAAAAAAAATTGACCACATTGGAATTGCTGTAAAAGATTTGAATGAAATTCAAGAAACATTGTTAGAAGGATTTGACCTTTCACCGGAATTTTCTGAGCATGTAAAAGATCAAATGGTCGATGTGTTGGGATTTCATGTTGGTGAATCTACAATTGAATATTTATCACCGACTTCAGCCGAGTCACCAATCGCGAAATTTATTGAGAAAAAAGGCAGTGGCTTACATCATATTGCTTACCGTGTGGATAACCTGCAAAGAACCCTGGATCACTTGAAAAACAAGGGTTTCAGATTAATTGATGAAAGTCCGCGGGATGGGGCAGAAGGAAAACGTATTGCGTTTGTTCATCCTAAAAGCAGCAATGGAATCCTTATTGAGTTGTGCGAAGAAGAAAAGAAATAA
- a CDS encoding GNAT family acetyltransferase produces MEFKTLKLTKEKFGYPALYHSIKYSCINKLHFYKELQGMTVTMDSLDPKYLEGNEKYTYRFLTNEELKEYSKDENNFISPEFLEHAIEKGDYCYAVLDGDVLASYGWYSAKPTEINEELSLHFDDSWIYMFKGYTSLDYRGQRLHAIGMARSLKAFAEKGFKGIISYVETNNYASLRSCERMGYKNFGKVCIKKTRRGFRINPEESCAEYSFTVKAKHPFHHN; encoded by the coding sequence ATGGAATTTAAAACTTTAAAACTGACAAAAGAAAAATTTGGTTACCCTGCGCTTTATCATTCAATAAAATACAGCTGTATTAACAAACTCCATTTTTATAAAGAGCTGCAAGGTATGACAGTTACAATGGACTCATTAGATCCAAAATATCTTGAAGGCAATGAAAAATACACCTATCGTTTTCTTACAAATGAAGAATTAAAAGAATACTCAAAAGACGAGAACAATTTTATATCCCCTGAATTTCTGGAACATGCAATTGAAAAAGGAGATTATTGCTACGCCGTATTAGATGGGGATGTTTTAGCAAGCTATGGTTGGTATTCAGCGAAACCAACTGAGATAAATGAAGAGCTGTCCCTCCATTTTGATGATAGTTGGATTTACATGTTTAAAGGATATACCTCTTTAGATTATCGCGGACAAAGGCTTCATGCAATTGGAATGGCCCGGTCTTTAAAAGCTTTTGCGGAGAAGGGTTTTAAGGGTATTATTTCATATGTTGAAACAAATAATTATGCCTCGTTACGATCTTGCGAGAGAATGGGATATAAAAACTTTGGTAAAGTCTGTATCAAAAAAACAAGAAGGGGCTTTAGAATTAATCCTGAAGAATCCTGTGCAGAATACAGCTTTACTGTAAAAGCGAAACACCCTTTCCATCATAATTAA
- a CDS encoding excinuclease ABC subunit C: MTLTEKLANLPTKPGCYLFKDNDGKVLYVGKATILRNRVRSYFQKSRPHEPRLQALVNKISDVEIFVVDSEIEALILENNLIKDRKPRFNVNLKDDKSYPFIRITHEDFPQVFVTRKIIRDGSSYFGPYTDVKNLRYTLKTLQRIFFVRSCKYDLNPDVLRRGSVKLCLDFYINKCKGPCQLKFSKKEYNRVITKVRSFLKGKTDELVRDLKLEMEQQSANLEFEEAARTRDKLALLESYRNNQKMVQSDSRDRDVIVVKKEDNDACAVLVKVRDGKILGRVHKYLKQTEWFNEKELLNRFINDYYISTEDYPQDILVQYEIESLKVIEDFLSESSQRKVSFIFPQIGEKKKLIDLCLKNAGYLLQELKLQRLKAKDYVPHSVTALQRDLRLDKPPKRIECFDISNIQGTDPVASMVCFVDGKPKKSEYRKFNIRIKSTPDDFAMMREAVERRYSRLKKENLDFPDLIIVDGGKGQLSSAFAILKQLDKKDQPIIGLAKRLEEVFFSGVTEAQMLPKTSSSLRLIQQLRDEAHRFAVTAHRKRRSKRTLTSQLDGIQGIGENRRNALLKTFGSIKKIKETSLEDLVNIGKLPQKTAQNVFEFFNKPG, translated from the coding sequence ATGACCTTAACTGAAAAACTGGCAAATTTACCCACCAAACCGGGATGTTATCTTTTTAAAGATAACGACGGTAAAGTACTTTATGTTGGCAAAGCTACTATCTTGCGAAACAGAGTACGATCGTATTTTCAAAAATCCAGGCCGCATGAACCGCGGCTTCAGGCACTTGTAAATAAGATCAGTGATGTTGAAATTTTTGTAGTGGATTCTGAGATTGAAGCGCTGATCCTTGAAAATAATCTTATTAAAGATCGTAAACCGCGTTTTAATGTAAATTTAAAAGATGACAAATCTTATCCCTTCATCCGTATTACCCATGAAGATTTTCCTCAGGTTTTTGTAACCCGTAAAATAATCCGCGATGGCTCTTCTTATTTTGGGCCATACACAGATGTAAAAAACCTGCGTTATACCTTAAAAACACTGCAGCGTATTTTCTTTGTGCGTTCATGCAAATACGATCTAAATCCAGATGTTTTGAGAAGAGGAAGTGTTAAACTTTGTCTCGATTTTTATATCAATAAATGTAAAGGGCCGTGCCAGTTAAAATTTTCAAAGAAAGAATACAACCGGGTAATTACCAAGGTACGCAGCTTTTTAAAAGGCAAGACAGATGAGTTGGTCAGGGATCTAAAATTGGAGATGGAACAGCAATCTGCAAACCTTGAGTTTGAAGAAGCAGCCAGAACACGCGATAAGTTGGCACTATTGGAAAGTTACCGAAATAACCAGAAGATGGTTCAAAGTGATTCACGTGACCGCGATGTTATTGTTGTTAAAAAAGAAGATAACGACGCTTGTGCTGTCCTCGTCAAAGTTCGCGATGGAAAAATTCTTGGCCGTGTCCATAAATATTTAAAGCAGACAGAATGGTTTAATGAAAAGGAATTACTTAACCGCTTTATAAATGATTATTACATTTCAACTGAAGATTATCCGCAGGATATTTTGGTGCAATATGAAATAGAAAGTTTAAAAGTAATTGAAGATTTTTTAAGTGAAAGCAGCCAAAGGAAAGTTAGTTTTATATTCCCGCAAATTGGTGAAAAGAAGAAACTAATTGATTTGTGTCTAAAAAATGCAGGCTATCTTTTGCAAGAATTAAAACTACAGCGTCTCAAAGCAAAGGATTATGTTCCGCATTCTGTCACTGCTTTACAGCGGGATTTAAGACTTGATAAACCGCCAAAACGAATAGAATGTTTTGACATTTCAAATATCCAGGGAACAGATCCTGTAGCTTCGATGGTTTGTTTTGTGGATGGAAAACCAAAAAAATCTGAATACAGAAAATTCAACATTCGCATTAAAAGTACACCGGATGATTTTGCCATGATGCGTGAAGCTGTTGAACGCCGTTATAGCCGTCTGAAAAAAGAGAACTTAGATTTCCCTGATTTAATTATAGTTGATGGTGGGAAAGGCCAGCTATCAAGTGCTTTTGCTATTCTAAAACAACTTGATAAAAAAGATCAACCCATAATTGGATTGGCAAAGCGTTTGGAAGAGGTTTTTTTTTCAGGAGTTACTGAAGCTCAAATGCTGCCAAAAACTTCATCCAGTTTAAGGTTAATTCAACAATTAAGAGATGAGGCCCACAGATTTGCGGTAACGGCGCACCGCAAACGGCGCAGCAAAAGGACACTTACATCGCAACTGGACGGCATTCAAGGAATTGGAGAAAACAGGCGAAATGCGCTGCTGAAAACATTTGGCTCCATAAAAAAAATTAAAGAGACATCATTGGAAGATTTGGTGAATATTGGTAAACTTCCACAGAAAACAGCTCAAAATGTATTTGAGTTTTTTAATAAACCGGGATAA